One genomic window of Cupriavidus malaysiensis includes the following:
- a CDS encoding AAA family ATPase, with protein MLKILIVSESAERLGELARVTSASGNYLPMRLQDAASNLPSHGTQMRSADVLILDQATGDSAHLRALEAVRQQYPGLPCILVSDDRPPDLLIRALRAGVSDVLGWPLDRAQLAEALQRLEANRVAAARNEARVISLVSGKGGAGASFLAGNLGYVLSALEHKRVLLIDLNLQFGDTHFLVTDKVPPATLADVCAQIDRLDDAFFEACLIHVSPSFDILAGASDPVKAGDIRKDRVEYVLSLAAASYDFVLIDAGQDINPVSVAALDLSDQILLVTQPGIAYARTGRRMLEVLEGLHYGPEKLLLLVNRQGKADGLRRDTLEGIFGTKTLLTLPDDPAAVDDAISHGVPAVQQQKRSAIAKALTALGHNLVVERGSAPSASGERVSALGRFFLRSKTSAPNTA; from the coding sequence ATGCTCAAGATCCTGATCGTTTCGGAATCGGCCGAGCGGCTGGGCGAGCTCGCGCGCGTCACCAGCGCGAGCGGGAACTATCTGCCCATGCGCCTGCAGGACGCCGCGTCCAACCTGCCCTCGCATGGCACCCAGATGCGCAGCGCCGATGTCCTGATCCTGGACCAGGCGACCGGCGACAGCGCGCACCTGCGCGCGCTGGAGGCGGTGCGCCAGCAGTATCCCGGCCTGCCCTGCATCCTGGTCAGCGACGACCGCCCCCCCGACCTGCTGATCCGCGCACTGCGCGCCGGCGTCAGCGACGTGCTCGGCTGGCCCCTCGACCGGGCCCAGCTCGCCGAGGCCCTGCAGCGGCTGGAGGCCAACCGTGTCGCGGCGGCGAGGAACGAGGCCCGTGTCATCTCGCTGGTGTCGGGCAAGGGCGGTGCCGGCGCCAGCTTCCTCGCCGGCAACCTCGGCTACGTCCTCAGCGCGCTGGAGCACAAGCGCGTCCTGCTGATCGACCTGAACCTCCAGTTCGGCGACACGCATTTCCTCGTCACCGACAAGGTACCGCCGGCGACCCTGGCGGATGTCTGCGCGCAGATCGACCGCCTCGACGATGCCTTCTTCGAAGCCTGCCTCATCCACGTCTCGCCGAGCTTCGACATCCTGGCCGGCGCCAGCGACCCGGTCAAGGCAGGCGACATCCGCAAGGACCGCGTCGAATACGTGCTCTCGCTGGCCGCGGCCAGCTACGACTTCGTGCTGATCGACGCCGGCCAGGACATCAATCCTGTCTCGGTGGCGGCGCTGGACCTGAGCGACCAGATCCTGCTGGTCACGCAGCCCGGCATTGCCTACGCCCGTACCGGGCGCCGCATGCTGGAAGTCCTGGAGGGGCTGCACTACGGCCCGGAGAAGCTCCTGCTTCTGGTCAATCGCCAGGGCAAGGCGGACGGCCTGCGGCGCGACACGCTCGAAGGCATCTTCGGCACCAAGACGCTGCTGACCCTGCCGGACGATCCGGCCGCGGTCGACGACGCCATCAGCCATGGCGTCCCCGCCGTGCAGCAACAGAAGCGCAGCGCGATCGCCAAGGCCCTCACCGCGCTCGGGCACAACCTGGTGGTGGAGCGCGGCAGCGCGCCGAGTGCCAGCGGGGAGCGCGTCTCGGCGCTGGGCCGCTTCTTCCTGCGCTCCAAGACGTCGGCACCGAACACGGCCTGA
- a CDS encoding type II secretion system F family protein — MDFAFYVFVILLFIAVVLCIEGGYLWWNSYHGASAKRIDSRIRALSAGGQVGEETLSILKKRLLSESPRMQRWLMSLPRVTLLDRWLQQSGSNWSIGQLLGYSLSVVLLALATGPWLPVPALVVVAGALLFGAMPLLHIASLRRKRLKRLEEQLPDAVDMISRALRAGHAFAGALSMVGQELNAPMGPEFRTTFEEINYGVSLEDALTNLAMRVPVNDLRYFVTAVLVQRESGGNLAEILDTIGNLVRDRLKLYGKIRVLSAEGRLSAWILGLLPFVTAGLILVLNPGFMKVLWEDPIGVKTLWVALGMMISGVFWMRKIIRIHV; from the coding sequence ATGGACTTCGCCTTCTATGTCTTCGTCATCCTCCTGTTCATCGCCGTGGTGCTGTGTATCGAAGGCGGCTACCTGTGGTGGAACAGCTATCACGGCGCCTCGGCCAAACGGATCGACTCGCGCATCCGCGCCCTCTCCGCGGGCGGCCAGGTGGGGGAGGAGACCCTTTCCATCCTGAAGAAGCGGCTGCTGAGCGAATCGCCGCGCATGCAGCGCTGGTTGATGAGCCTGCCGCGCGTGACCCTGCTGGACCGCTGGCTGCAACAGTCGGGCAGCAACTGGTCGATCGGGCAGTTGCTGGGCTACAGCCTGTCGGTGGTGCTGCTGGCCCTGGCCACCGGTCCCTGGCTGCCGGTTCCCGCCCTGGTGGTGGTGGCGGGCGCCCTGCTGTTCGGCGCGATGCCGCTGCTCCACATCGCCTCGCTGCGGCGCAAGCGGCTGAAGCGGCTCGAGGAGCAACTGCCGGATGCCGTCGACATGATCAGCCGCGCGCTGCGCGCGGGGCATGCCTTCGCCGGTGCGCTGAGCATGGTCGGGCAGGAACTGAACGCGCCGATGGGCCCCGAATTCCGCACCACGTTCGAGGAAATCAACTACGGCGTGTCGCTGGAAGATGCCCTGACCAACCTGGCCATGCGCGTCCCGGTCAACGACCTGCGCTACTTCGTGACTGCCGTGCTGGTGCAGCGCGAAAGCGGCGGCAACCTGGCGGAGATCCTCGACACCATCGGCAACCTCGTGCGCGATCGCCTCAAGCTCTACGGCAAGATCCGCGTGCTGTCGGCCGAGGGCCGGCTGTCCGCGTGGATCCTGGGGCTGCTGCCCTTCGTCACGGCAGGGCTCATCCTGGTGTTGAATCCGGGGTTCATGAAGGTGTTGTGGGAAGACCCCATCGGCGTGAAAACGCTGTGGGTCGCCCTGGGCATGATGATCTCGGGCGTATTCTGGATGCGCAAGATCATCCGCATCCACGTCTAG
- a CDS encoding CpaF family protein → MSIREHLSLTEVVPVPTLRTEPQSDKVHQAAYLPLKKTVHEAVLDNIDLERLARFPADQIRHEINTLVNRIVDEQRLLMNDAERRQLSADIYDEMFGFGPLEPLLHDPTVSDILVNTAKQTYVERRGKLELTDTVFYDDAHLMKVIEKIVSRVGRRIDETSPMVDARLPDGSRVNAIIPPSAIDGPLLSIRRFSVNPLQVEDLVSLKSLTPPMAQLLQALAKAKVNVMVSGGTGSGKTTLLNVLSGFIPEDERVVTIEDAAELQMRQPHVLRLETRPPNIEGKGEISQRALVRNALRMRPDRIILGEVRGGEALDMLNAMNTGHEGSLTTIHANTPRDALTRLENMVNMAGVSLPAKTIRQQIASAITVVVQASRLTDGRRKIVSIQEITGMEGDMINMQEIFTFQRTGIAQDGTVKGHFRATGVYPKFAERLRVFGVGLPDEAYDPARRMEV, encoded by the coding sequence ATGTCGATTCGCGAACACCTGTCTCTTACCGAGGTCGTCCCCGTGCCGACCCTGCGCACGGAACCCCAGTCGGACAAGGTCCACCAGGCCGCCTATCTCCCGCTCAAGAAGACGGTCCATGAAGCTGTGCTCGACAACATCGATCTCGAACGGCTGGCGCGTTTCCCGGCGGACCAGATCCGCCACGAGATCAACACCCTGGTCAACCGCATCGTCGACGAGCAGCGGCTGCTGATGAACGATGCCGAACGCCGCCAGCTGAGCGCCGACATCTACGACGAGATGTTCGGCTTCGGTCCGCTGGAGCCGCTGCTGCACGACCCGACGGTGTCCGACATCCTGGTCAATACCGCCAAGCAGACCTACGTCGAGCGGCGCGGCAAGCTCGAACTGACCGATACGGTGTTCTACGACGATGCCCACCTGATGAAGGTGATCGAGAAGATCGTGTCGCGCGTGGGCCGGCGCATCGACGAGACCAGCCCCATGGTCGATGCCCGCCTGCCGGACGGCTCCCGGGTCAACGCCATCATCCCGCCCTCTGCCATCGACGGTCCGCTGCTCTCGATCCGGCGCTTCTCGGTCAACCCGCTGCAGGTCGAGGACCTCGTCAGCCTCAAGAGCCTGACGCCACCGATGGCACAACTGCTGCAGGCGCTGGCGAAGGCGAAGGTCAACGTGATGGTGTCCGGCGGCACCGGCAGCGGCAAGACCACCTTGCTCAATGTCCTGTCGGGTTTCATTCCCGAAGACGAACGCGTGGTCACCATCGAAGACGCGGCGGAACTCCAGATGCGCCAGCCCCATGTGCTGCGCCTGGAAACGCGCCCGCCCAACATCGAGGGCAAGGGTGAGATCTCCCAGCGTGCCCTGGTGCGCAACGCGCTGCGGATGCGGCCCGACCGCATCATCCTGGGCGAGGTGCGCGGCGGCGAGGCGCTGGACATGCTCAACGCCATGAACACCGGCCACGAAGGCTCGCTGACGACCATCCACGCCAATACGCCGCGCGATGCGCTGACCCGGCTGGAGAACATGGTCAACATGGCCGGGGTCAGCCTGCCCGCCAAGACGATACGCCAGCAGATCGCCTCGGCCATCACGGTGGTGGTCCAGGCCTCGCGCCTGACCGACGGCCGGCGCAAGATCGTCAGCATCCAGGAGATCACCGGAATGGAGGGGGACATGATCAATATGCAGGAGATCTTCACCTTCCAGCGCACCGGCATCGCCCAGGACGGCACGGTCAAGGGCCACTTCCGCGCCACCGGCGTCTACCCCAAGTTCGCCGAGCGCCTGCGCGTCTTCGGCGTCGGACTGCCCGACGAGGCCTACGACCCGGCCCGGCGCATGGAGGTCTGA
- a CDS encoding pilus assembly protein TadG-related protein: MRNDWNKKARGAVLPMVGLMLAVLIGMAGLVIDLGSLFVAKSELQSAVDSCALAAAQELDGTSSATARAQSAGLTAGNANNVQFQSVSASLTSADITFSDSLTGSFSSGFSPTAAAYAKCSHTTSGIVALLIKMVGGPSSNSVAAVGVATRSHAQSACPVPIGLIPKTGGTSPDYGFQVGEWVSVLYSNSQAPTPGEMGWYNLNGTTSASETKNEMDVGYCGSKVGDTLGTPGAKVSVDDQWNSRFGIYKNNGNIASMRPDFSGYAYTSQNWTNSVPQNAYNGTPASGSDPTAANFLTKRAAYANYANTGTSVQTGDNITGLSMKGGYQSLATSGMTGQQATYGMSRRLVLVPVVSASKIVDFACMLMLQPVSGPTVTVQFEYRGNASASNSPCTASGLAGGSAGPLVPVLVQ; the protein is encoded by the coding sequence ATGCGGAACGACTGGAACAAGAAGGCAAGAGGTGCGGTGCTGCCGATGGTCGGCCTGATGCTGGCCGTGCTGATCGGGATGGCCGGCCTCGTCATCGACCTGGGCAGCCTCTTCGTGGCGAAGTCGGAGCTGCAGTCGGCGGTCGATAGCTGCGCCCTGGCCGCGGCGCAGGAACTGGACGGCACCTCGAGCGCGACGGCTCGCGCACAGAGTGCGGGGCTGACCGCGGGCAACGCCAACAACGTCCAGTTCCAGAGTGTCTCGGCGTCGCTGACGAGTGCCGATATCACCTTCAGCGACTCGCTGACCGGCTCGTTCAGTTCCGGCTTCTCGCCCACCGCTGCGGCCTACGCGAAGTGCAGCCATACCACCAGCGGCATCGTCGCCTTGCTGATCAAGATGGTCGGCGGCCCGTCGAGCAACAGCGTGGCCGCGGTCGGCGTGGCGACACGCTCGCATGCGCAGAGCGCCTGTCCGGTGCCCATCGGCTTGATCCCCAAGACCGGGGGCACCTCCCCCGACTATGGATTCCAGGTCGGGGAATGGGTCAGTGTGCTCTACAGCAACAGCCAGGCACCCACCCCCGGCGAGATGGGCTGGTACAACCTCAACGGGACCACCAGTGCCTCCGAGACCAAGAACGAAATGGACGTGGGCTATTGCGGCTCCAAGGTCGGCGATACGCTGGGCACGCCGGGCGCCAAGGTATCTGTCGACGACCAGTGGAACTCCCGCTTCGGCATCTACAAGAACAACGGCAATATCGCCTCGATGCGGCCCGACTTTTCCGGGTATGCCTACACGTCGCAGAACTGGACCAACAGCGTGCCCCAGAATGCCTACAACGGCACGCCGGCGAGCGGGTCGGATCCGACCGCCGCCAACTTCCTCACCAAGCGCGCGGCCTATGCCAACTACGCCAACACCGGAACGAGCGTCCAGACCGGCGACAACATCACCGGCCTGAGCATGAAGGGCGGGTACCAGAGCCTTGCTACCAGTGGCATGACCGGCCAGCAGGCAACGTATGGCATGAGCCGGCGGCTGGTGCTGGTGCCGGTGGTGTCGGCCAGCAAGATCGTCGATTTCGCCTGCATGCTGATGCTGCAGCCCGTCAGCGGTCCGACTGTCACGGTGCAGTTCGAGTATCGCGGCAATGCCAGCGCGTCCAACAGCCCCTGCACGGCTTCCGGCCTTGCCGGCGGCAGCGCAGGCCCCCTGGTGCCGGTCCTGGTGCAGTAG
- a CDS encoding type II and III secretion system protein family protein, whose protein sequence is MRTKQNENNAPAGTRVLVAGVVSLALGAPSLATAQSAAEGAIIGRSTAPAQPAQSAPGRPAGGPMQMTISMNTAPPATPVAPEGRGPNCTGALRNESTVVVSVGKSSLIPLPEAVKNRTLGNPAIVQATMVSPQTLYVLGRSVGTTNMIVQGRSGTCSVINVVVNVDAAGLQNSLTQLMPGESKIRVTTAADNLVLTGSVSNAQAAQQAMEIARVYASAAQAEGDKKTGGVLNMLAVDTPQQVMLEVKVAEVSKTLLNQMGAQLNLQGGFGTWSGGLASALLSGAASAIFASKANHRPFQVEVDAQKNDTLVKILAEPNLVTLSGQEASFLAGGKIFIPVVQSNTGTSATISLQEEEFGVGLKFTPTVMSNGRINLKVSPEVSELSPTGATVSATVQSGSNAQTVLPLITTRRATTTVQMRDGETFAIGGLLQDNARGAIQAIPGVGEVPVLGALFRSTSYQRDMTELVFVITPHLVQPMQTASIPLPTDSFTRTNELQVLMMGNMEGSPKRNNSGNGGNGQSPSPMPQAPAPSAPATPAAPSAPTVPAPGASSSREPEAAPPLTQLPPPATPVPRPELSAMPQGKPLDEPVVAGTATSPKPEAAAPLLQMPPPATPEAQPELSAMPEGKPLDEPIVTGAAAQPSQADKSQVE, encoded by the coding sequence ATGAGAACCAAGCAGAACGAAAACAATGCGCCCGCTGGCACCCGTGTGCTGGTGGCGGGCGTCGTCAGCCTGGCACTGGGCGCTCCAAGCCTGGCCACGGCACAGAGCGCTGCCGAAGGCGCGATCATCGGCAGGTCGACCGCGCCGGCCCAGCCGGCGCAGTCGGCTCCGGGCCGCCCCGCCGGCGGGCCCATGCAGATGACCATCAGCATGAATACGGCGCCGCCGGCGACGCCGGTGGCGCCGGAAGGGCGCGGACCGAACTGCACGGGCGCGCTGCGCAATGAGAGCACCGTGGTCGTCTCGGTCGGCAAGTCATCGCTGATTCCACTGCCGGAAGCGGTCAAGAACCGCACGCTGGGCAATCCCGCCATCGTGCAGGCGACCATGGTGTCGCCGCAGACGCTCTACGTGCTCGGACGCAGCGTGGGCACCACCAACATGATCGTGCAAGGCCGCAGCGGCACCTGCAGCGTGATCAATGTGGTGGTCAACGTCGACGCGGCCGGCCTGCAGAACTCGCTGACGCAGCTGATGCCCGGCGAGAGCAAGATCCGCGTGACCACCGCGGCCGACAACCTGGTGCTGACCGGCTCGGTCTCCAACGCACAGGCGGCGCAGCAGGCCATGGAGATCGCCCGCGTCTATGCCAGCGCCGCCCAGGCAGAAGGCGACAAGAAGACCGGCGGCGTGCTGAACATGCTGGCGGTGGATACGCCGCAGCAGGTGATGCTGGAGGTCAAGGTCGCCGAGGTCTCGAAGACCCTGCTCAACCAGATGGGTGCCCAATTGAACCTGCAAGGCGGCTTCGGTACCTGGAGCGGCGGGCTGGCCAGCGCCCTGCTGTCCGGCGCGGCCTCGGCCATCTTCGCCAGCAAGGCGAACCACAGGCCGTTCCAGGTCGAGGTCGACGCGCAGAAGAACGACACCCTGGTCAAGATCCTGGCCGAACCCAACCTGGTCACCTTGAGCGGCCAGGAGGCAAGCTTCCTCGCCGGCGGCAAGATCTTCATCCCGGTCGTGCAGAGCAATACCGGCACCAGCGCCACGATCTCGCTGCAGGAAGAGGAGTTCGGCGTCGGGCTGAAGTTCACGCCCACGGTGATGAGCAACGGCCGGATCAATCTCAAGGTCTCGCCCGAGGTCTCCGAGCTGTCGCCCACCGGCGCTACGGTCAGCGCCACGGTACAGAGCGGCTCGAACGCCCAGACGGTACTGCCGCTGATCACCACGCGGCGGGCCACGACCACCGTGCAGATGCGCGATGGCGAGACGTTCGCCATCGGCGGACTGCTGCAGGACAACGCGCGCGGTGCCATCCAGGCCATTCCGGGCGTCGGCGAAGTCCCGGTGCTGGGTGCCCTGTTCCGCAGCACCTCCTACCAGCGGGACATGACCGAGCTGGTCTTCGTCATCACGCCCCACCTGGTGCAGCCGATGCAGACCGCGTCCATCCCGCTGCCGACGGACAGCTTCACCCGTACCAACGAGCTGCAGGTGCTGATGATGGGCAATATGGAGGGCTCGCCCAAGCGCAACAACAGCGGCAACGGCGGCAATGGACAGTCCCCGTCGCCGATGCCCCAGGCTCCGGCCCCGAGCGCACCGGCCACGCCGGCCGCACCGTCCGCCCCCACCGTGCCGGCGCCGGGCGCCTCCTCCTCGCGCGAGCCCGAAGCCGCCCCGCCGCTGACGCAGTTGCCCCCGCCGGCCACACCCGTGCCACGGCCGGAACTCAGCGCAATGCCGCAAGGCAAGCCGCTCGACGAGCCCGTCGTGGCCGGCACCGCGACGTCGCCCAAGCCGGAAGCTGCCGCACCGCTGCTCCAGATGCCGCCGCCGGCCACGCCCGAGGCGCAGCCGGAACTCAGCGCGATGCCGGAAGGCAAGCCGCTCGACGAGCCCATCGTGACCGGCGCCGCCGCGCAGCCGAGCCAAGCCGACAAGTCCCAAGTGGAGTGA
- a CDS encoding type II secretion system F family protein, with protein sequence MQGIYSEQGLVLALIFIAAFGAAFGLLQLFAPGRPRGRIEQIANPGGSSDDTGNAWIEQLARLARPVSQLSLPAEGWEKSKLRLTFMNAGWRRASAAPLYFAAKTFLALALPLIALVLVSGHPLAQNKNAMLTLVALTGAIGYYLPNIVLSRKAAKRKQAVFEEFPDVIDLLTVCVEAGLGLDAALLRVTQELALRCPVLAEELELMLLELRSGFSKEKALTNLALRTGVEDVDKFASMLIQADRFGTGLAESLRVLSDMLRTKRRMLAEEKAAKIALKLLFPLIFLIFPTLMLVLLGPAFIQIYRVLLPTMSGHTGG encoded by the coding sequence ATGCAAGGCATCTATTCCGAGCAGGGTCTCGTGCTGGCCCTGATATTCATCGCCGCGTTCGGCGCCGCTTTCGGCCTGCTGCAGTTGTTCGCGCCCGGCCGCCCGCGCGGCCGGATCGAGCAGATCGCCAACCCCGGAGGCAGCAGCGACGACACAGGCAATGCCTGGATCGAGCAGCTCGCCCGCCTGGCCCGTCCCGTGTCACAGCTCTCGCTGCCGGCCGAGGGATGGGAAAAGTCCAAGCTGCGGCTGACGTTCATGAACGCAGGCTGGCGGCGCGCCTCGGCGGCCCCGCTCTACTTCGCCGCCAAGACCTTCCTTGCGCTGGCGCTGCCGCTGATCGCGCTGGTGCTCGTGAGCGGGCATCCGCTGGCGCAGAACAAGAACGCGATGCTCACCCTCGTCGCCCTGACGGGCGCCATCGGGTACTACCTGCCGAATATCGTCCTGTCGCGCAAGGCAGCAAAGCGCAAGCAAGCCGTGTTCGAGGAGTTCCCGGATGTGATCGACCTGCTGACGGTCTGCGTCGAGGCCGGCCTGGGCCTCGACGCCGCGCTGCTGCGCGTCACCCAGGAGCTTGCCCTGCGCTGCCCCGTCCTGGCCGAGGAACTGGAACTGATGCTGCTCGAACTGCGCTCCGGCTTCTCCAAGGAGAAGGCGCTGACCAACCTCGCCCTGCGCACCGGCGTGGAGGACGTCGACAAGTTCGCCTCGATGCTGATCCAGGCGGACCGCTTCGGCACCGGCCTGGCCGAATCGCTGCGCGTGCTGTCCGACATGCTGCGCACCAAGCGCAGGATGCTGGCGGAGGAAAAGGCGGCCAAGATCGCCCTCAAGCTGCTCTTCCCGCTGATCTTCCTCATCTTCCCCACCTTGATGCTGGTCCTGCTCGGGCCGGCGTTCATCCAGATCTATAGGGTACTGCTGCCGACCATGAGCGGGCATACGGGCGGTTGA
- a CDS encoding TadE/TadG family type IV pilus assembly protein codes for MNSHQRGATAVEFALVSLIFFSVVLGILEFGRVLYTWNAVAEATRWGARQAVVCGQGSASVLARMQLIVPSLTTSNVSVQWYDGSGAVSTTCDASSCAGVSVSVSGVSLTTISPLQSSGFMTLNVPGFSTYLPREIMGQDAGSSSVCS; via the coding sequence ATGAATAGCCATCAACGGGGTGCGACCGCGGTCGAATTCGCCCTGGTGTCGCTCATCTTCTTCAGCGTGGTGCTGGGCATCCTCGAATTCGGCCGTGTCCTGTACACATGGAACGCGGTGGCGGAAGCCACCCGCTGGGGGGCGCGGCAGGCCGTGGTCTGCGGGCAGGGTTCGGCATCCGTGCTGGCACGGATGCAGCTCATCGTGCCGAGCCTGACCACGTCCAATGTGTCCGTGCAGTGGTACGACGGCAGTGGTGCGGTCAGTACGACCTGCGATGCCAGCAGCTGCGCCGGCGTGTCGGTCAGCGTGTCGGGCGTCAGCCTGACCACGATCTCACCGCTGCAGTCGAGCGGCTTCATGACGCTGAATGTGCCGGGCTTCTCCACCTACCTGCCGCGCGAGATCATGGGGCAGGATGCGGGCAGCAGCTCGGTCTGTTCCTAG
- a CDS encoding metallophosphoesterase gives MKLRILSDLHLEHHTPASVPACEADLVILAGDIANGRAGVDWAARSFAGPVVYVPGNHEYYEGTFGVVDAQLAAAGSQHERVHVLNHRSITLAPAGEAPVRIIGATWWTDYELFGVDRRESSMQACAGVMLDHRLIEVEDADGSRRTFSPQDALARHRAACAWLDAELSAPFDGRTVVVTHHAPDLGSLAPRFSHDLVSGGFISRRPDLVARADLWVHGHTHTSFDYRLEHSRVVCNPRGYIGRKTGTPENPQFDWCYTVEI, from the coding sequence ATGAAGCTGCGCATCCTCAGCGACCTCCATCTCGAGCATCACACCCCCGCCTCGGTGCCGGCCTGCGAAGCCGACCTCGTGATTCTCGCCGGTGACATCGCCAATGGCCGCGCCGGCGTCGACTGGGCGGCGCGAAGCTTCGCCGGGCCGGTCGTCTACGTGCCGGGCAACCATGAATACTACGAGGGCACTTTCGGCGTGGTCGATGCGCAGCTGGCCGCCGCGGGCAGCCAGCACGAGCGCGTCCACGTGCTGAACCACAGGTCGATCACCCTGGCTCCGGCGGGCGAGGCACCGGTCCGCATCATCGGCGCCACGTGGTGGACCGACTACGAACTGTTCGGCGTCGACCGGCGCGAGTCCTCGATGCAGGCCTGTGCCGGCGTGATGCTCGACCACCGGCTGATCGAAGTCGAAGATGCGGACGGCAGCCGGCGCACCTTTTCGCCGCAGGATGCGCTGGCCCGCCACCGGGCGGCATGCGCGTGGCTGGACGCCGAGTTGAGCGCGCCCTTCGACGGGCGCACCGTCGTGGTCACGCACCACGCCCCCGATCTCGGCAGCCTGGCGCCCCGCTTTTCACACGACCTGGTGTCCGGCGGCTTCATCTCGCGCCGGCCGGACCTGGTGGCCCGCGCCGACCTGTGGGTGCATGGCCATACCCATACGAGCTTCGACTACCGACTCGAGCACAGCCGCGTGGTGTGCAATCCCCGTGGCTATATCGGACGCAAGACAGGAACGCCCGAGAACCCTCAGTTCGACTGGTGCTACACGGTGGAGATCTGA
- the cpaB gene encoding Flp pilus assembly protein CpaB produces MKNARAILMLIVALGAGIAAVVSASRWLIQQGSGSTRQVIVANADIDLGQPLGPEQLRVVSWPTSSVPAGSFEDTRELSGRVVRTSLQRGEPILEAKLSPQGTKGGLSAVIAAGKRAITVRVNDVVGVAGFALPGNLVDVIVNTSEDTKSQNPNGASISKIVLEKILVLAVAQQVSRDDTQPKVVNAVTLEVTPEQAEKLDVARSVGTLSLVLRNQVDVAATSTDGATKLTLLGAAPVVAPPKVITVSAPRAPARPRPPAPRGDCIGVLAGMQGSQECF; encoded by the coding sequence ATGAAGAACGCTCGTGCCATTCTGATGCTGATCGTGGCGCTCGGTGCCGGCATCGCCGCCGTGGTCTCGGCGTCGCGCTGGCTGATACAGCAGGGCTCCGGCTCGACGCGGCAGGTGATCGTCGCCAATGCCGACATCGACCTGGGGCAACCGCTCGGCCCCGAGCAGTTGCGCGTGGTCAGCTGGCCGACCTCCAGCGTGCCGGCCGGCTCCTTCGAAGACACCCGGGAACTGAGCGGCCGCGTGGTCCGCACCAGCCTGCAGCGCGGCGAGCCGATCCTCGAGGCCAAGCTTTCGCCGCAAGGCACCAAGGGCGGCCTGTCGGCGGTGATCGCCGCAGGCAAGCGTGCCATCACGGTGCGGGTCAACGACGTGGTCGGCGTGGCGGGCTTCGCGCTGCCCGGCAACCTCGTCGACGTGATCGTCAACACCAGCGAAGACACCAAGAGCCAGAACCCGAACGGCGCCAGCATCTCGAAGATCGTGCTGGAAAAGATCCTGGTGCTGGCGGTCGCCCAGCAGGTCAGCCGCGACGATACGCAGCCGAAGGTGGTCAATGCCGTCACCCTGGAAGTCACGCCCGAGCAGGCCGAGAAGCTGGACGTGGCGCGCAGTGTCGGCACGCTCTCGCTGGTCCTGCGCAACCAGGTGGACGTCGCCGCGACCAGCACGGACGGCGCCACCAAGTTGACGCTGCTCGGCGCCGCACCGGTGGTCGCGCCGCCGAAGGTGATCACCGTCAGCGCGCCGCGTGCCCCTGCACGCCCGCGCCCGCCCGCACCGCGCGGCGACTGCATCGGCGTCCTCGCCGGCATGCAAGGCAGCCAGGAGTGCTTCTGA
- a CDS encoding TadE/TadG family type IV pilus assembly protein has protein sequence MNKKRQRGVAAVELGFTMCLLLAIAFAITEFGRAIYTYNTLTKAARDAARYLSTQAAGSSSAATTATNLAVYGVPVVSGSPAPLVPGLTTSMVSICDASNVACTSNIFQGTNPAINTVTVTISGYTFSPVLDMLAFTRFYTKGTSSITSLSFGSISVTMRQSYE, from the coding sequence ATGAACAAGAAGCGACAACGAGGCGTGGCGGCCGTGGAGCTTGGCTTCACGATGTGCCTGCTCCTGGCCATCGCCTTCGCGATCACGGAGTTCGGCCGGGCCATCTATACCTACAACACCCTGACCAAGGCGGCGCGCGATGCCGCGCGCTACCTGAGCACGCAGGCCGCGGGCAGCAGCTCCGCGGCGACCACCGCCACCAACCTCGCGGTCTATGGCGTGCCGGTCGTCAGCGGATCGCCGGCGCCGCTGGTGCCGGGACTGACGACAAGCATGGTGTCGATCTGCGACGCGTCGAACGTCGCCTGCACGTCGAACATCTTCCAGGGCACTAATCCGGCCATCAATACGGTGACCGTGACGATCAGCGGCTATACCTTCAGTCCGGTGCTCGACATGCTTGCCTTCACCCGTTTCTACACCAAGGGAACGAGCTCGATCACATCGCTGTCGTTCGGCAGTATCTCGGTCACGATGAGGCAATCCTATGAATAG